One window of Corallococcus caeni genomic DNA carries:
- a CDS encoding non-ribosomal peptide synthetase/type I polyketide synthase, with translation MSTPPVSTEASNRDELLQRALERIREFRGKLDAVESQRSEPIAVVGMSCRLPGGNDDPASLWRFLRSGGDGIRAFPAERGAAATPEGQPFKGGFLEQVDRFDAGVFGISPREAATLDPQQRLFLEVSWEALENAAQPFDKLEGSMAGVFVGITNYDYCQKLMQETPIDQLDAYCLTSNASTFAAGRLSYWLGLRGPSLSVDTACSSSAVALHQACQSLRAGECSLALAGGVNVLLSPEWFVVLSRAGMLSPDGYCKTFDRNANGYTRGEGCVVFVLKRLSDAVAAKDHIHALIRGSCVNQDGRSGGLTVPNPAAQQDVIRGALKAARVGADRVSYVETHGTGTPLGDPIEVRALGAALGEGRAEGDRIHIGSIKANIGHLEPAAGAAGLMKVILALQNEELPPQVQFRELNPEIDLDTLPVAISTRPEAWPRAERPRIAGVSSFGASGTNAHLVVEEAPAVVRPARAFEPGTQLFTLSARSPAVLARLAGRHASHLATHRDLLLEDVCFSVNTGRARFAERVALPADDLESLQHALSAIAAGELPAGASLGRAQVGQAPKVAFLFTGQGSQFPGMAVELHASQPVFRQALDRCAEALKAHWDVPLLTLLRGEGFTAGLLDQTRYTQAALFSVEYALAMLWKSWGVVPAAVLGHSVGEYVAACVAGVFEPEAAVSLLAVRGALMQALPAAGAMASVFASEAQVRSALEGKAACVSVAAVNAPDNIVISGQADAVEQVLQALTAQGHKHKRINVSQAFHSPLLDPMLDALEQAASGLTFQEPSIPLISNLTGRPVDASTLGPRYLRDHAREAVRFQASMEWLFENGFDTFVEVGPAPHLIGMVKRYAPAGDRAFLPSMRKGLAPQRSMLESAGALYTRGADLDWDHLHAGLAPRRVPLPTYTFDRKRYWYAAPAPGAAARSPASAQEVEAGSTTLLGHRLPSPLPSAQFRVRYDAAQHPCLADCRMGGMRVVNVGVFLEAALQSWHALTPGAGACRVEGLSVRRGLLMDDEETRVAQLVVEPVDGKGERSFALHSLPPGASEDSSAWSVHVEGRLAEAREEKDLESADAILARCGQTLDGAEFYARMEKRQLVLGHSARWIEQVRFREGEALATMRAPDAKEAEGYRVHPGLVDALFQAVFACLPGDVPEDAIYMIVEVARFVVGPATPATATRAHVRLRPWKDGDTTIVADVDVADAQGRVFLRAEGALLKRTTVQALQKVTRAEVTPSASAARPASSGLRDVLARLQVAERTPRLVEWLRAQVAVILRASASDVDVDAPLAHAGFDSLMALELKSAVANELNVALSLGGLLAGASLKALCTEILGQLSLEAPPANGAAEPARTASAEAAPVEVLVHDGEGRHQPFGMTDLQQAYLLGRTRSFELGGVSTYFFLEVDLLGVDLERLGSSLDVIIQRHDMLRAVVTPDGQQRVLPTVPSFVIRTVDLRGQDAGQVERALAALRTEMATQVFQTDRFPLFDVRATRLDGERTRLHLGFDALVVDAWSTSLLFKEWSAVYREGAGALRPIDITFRDYVLGVQALEAGPAYAAAEKYWRERVPKLPPAPELPMARHPGTLELPRFTHRSFRLPKAQWARFKELAREAGVTPSMVMCAAYAEVLATWGRSRAFTLNVLFFNRVPLHPHVDRVLGNFSATTLLEVQVERGESLSSRAQRLQQQLWNDLDHASFSGVRVLRELNRRDGDMRRARMPVVYASTINFHSREGDAAPAGLAQHLLTMGTGGEEIHSSIRTPQVFLDHQVVEDGGGLVLNWDVVEELFPAGMIDAMFEAYSGLVTRLAAEPAAWTERTRLLLPAEQLDARRQANATAAPVARGLMHEPFVRAAALQPDRPAVITSRRTLTYGELDAASNRVAHWLREQGAKPNALVALVMEKGWEQVVAALGVLKSGAAYVPIDAHLPPARLRYLLENTGTKQVLTQSWLKLDLSGVDPGAVLAIDGPEAQRPPADALPAAQRPEDLAYVIYTSGSTGHPKGVMIEHRAALNTLLDVNTRYGVDADSRGFALSAMNFDLSVWDVFGLLAAGGALVIPEPGELREPGRWLQLVREHRVTVWNSVPALMEMMTDHLAGLGETWPQLRTVMMSGDWIPVSLPERIRAVAPNAAVYSMGGATEAAIWSIVYPIGDVDPAWPSIPYGKALLNQQMLVLDDALMPCPTWVPGQIFIGGVGVARGYWKDEEKTRASFIRHPLTGERLYRTGDLGRFLPSGDIEFLGREDFQVKVQGFRIELGEIENALLQHPGVRAAVASAVGEKRGNKRLVAYVVLDAEAPPALDALREALRTKLPEYMVPQTFVTLDSLPLSANGKVDRGALPALEGTQPQKQTGVRVPPRTELEKTLAGLWEGLLPGPVGVHDNFFEVGGNSLLAVRLMARLRQELGRELPLATLFEMPTIALLAASLEGPETPRREGRGALVPIQPSGTRPPLFLVHPVGGSVLCYAELARKLGADQPVFGLQVPPGAPPRSIEAMAAAYLEALRDVQPRGPYHLGGWSMGGVVAYEMARQLQAAGDTVSTLALIDVLVPPAGQGGDAMDEAALMARFAEDLGALSARRVSVDAGALRALPADAVLERVVEDLRAQEAIAPELDRATLGAHAEVFKANMRALTAYQARPYAGRVWFCRGAQPGGASRQNAEAWLGLTSGGQLVELEGNHYTLFSHGLDALVGSLSSALRA, from the coding sequence ATGAGCACCCCGCCGGTTTCCACCGAAGCGTCCAACCGCGACGAACTGCTCCAGCGCGCCCTGGAGCGCATCCGTGAGTTCCGCGGGAAGCTCGACGCCGTCGAGTCCCAGCGCTCCGAGCCCATCGCCGTGGTGGGCATGTCCTGCCGCCTGCCGGGCGGCAACGACGACCCCGCCTCGCTGTGGCGCTTCCTGCGCTCCGGGGGCGACGGCATCCGCGCGTTCCCCGCCGAGCGCGGCGCCGCGGCGACCCCGGAGGGACAGCCCTTCAAGGGCGGGTTCCTGGAGCAGGTGGACCGGTTCGACGCGGGCGTGTTCGGCATCTCCCCGCGCGAGGCCGCGACGTTGGATCCCCAGCAGCGCCTGTTCCTGGAGGTGAGCTGGGAGGCCCTGGAGAACGCCGCGCAGCCCTTCGACAAGCTCGAGGGGAGCATGGCCGGCGTGTTCGTGGGCATCACCAACTACGACTACTGCCAGAAGCTGATGCAGGAGACGCCCATTGATCAGCTGGACGCCTACTGCCTCACCAGCAACGCGTCCACGTTCGCGGCCGGGCGCCTGTCGTACTGGCTGGGCCTGCGCGGTCCCAGCCTGTCCGTGGACACGGCCTGTTCCTCTTCCGCCGTCGCCCTGCACCAGGCATGTCAAAGCCTGCGCGCGGGGGAGTGTTCGCTAGCACTGGCGGGCGGCGTGAACGTGCTGCTGTCGCCGGAGTGGTTCGTGGTGCTGTCGCGCGCGGGCATGCTGTCGCCGGACGGCTACTGCAAGACGTTCGACCGGAACGCCAACGGCTACACCCGGGGCGAGGGCTGCGTCGTCTTCGTGCTCAAGCGCCTGTCGGACGCGGTGGCGGCGAAGGACCACATCCACGCGCTCATTCGGGGCTCGTGCGTCAACCAGGACGGTCGCAGCGGCGGCCTCACGGTGCCCAACCCCGCCGCCCAGCAGGACGTCATCCGCGGCGCGCTCAAGGCCGCGCGCGTGGGGGCGGACCGCGTCAGCTACGTGGAGACGCACGGCACGGGGACGCCGCTCGGCGACCCGATAGAGGTCCGCGCGCTGGGTGCGGCGCTGGGCGAGGGACGGGCGGAAGGGGACCGCATCCACATCGGGTCCATCAAGGCCAACATCGGGCACCTGGAGCCGGCGGCGGGGGCCGCGGGCCTCATGAAGGTCATCCTCGCGCTCCAGAACGAGGAGCTGCCGCCCCAGGTGCAGTTCCGGGAGCTGAACCCCGAGATCGACCTGGACACGCTGCCGGTGGCCATCTCCACCCGGCCGGAGGCCTGGCCGCGCGCGGAGCGTCCGCGCATCGCGGGCGTGAGCTCGTTCGGCGCGAGCGGCACCAACGCCCACCTGGTGGTGGAGGAGGCCCCGGCCGTGGTCCGCCCGGCGCGGGCCTTCGAGCCCGGCACGCAGCTCTTCACGCTGTCCGCGCGAAGCCCCGCGGTGCTGGCGCGGCTGGCGGGACGGCACGCGTCGCACCTGGCGACGCATCGCGACCTGCTGCTGGAGGACGTGTGCTTCAGCGTGAACACCGGCCGGGCCCGGTTCGCGGAGCGCGTGGCGCTGCCCGCGGACGACCTGGAGTCGCTCCAGCACGCGCTGTCCGCCATCGCGGCGGGTGAGCTGCCCGCGGGGGCGTCCCTGGGACGCGCGCAGGTGGGGCAGGCGCCGAAGGTGGCCTTCCTCTTCACCGGCCAGGGCAGCCAGTTCCCGGGCATGGCGGTGGAGCTGCACGCCTCGCAGCCGGTGTTCCGGCAGGCGCTGGACCGCTGCGCGGAGGCGCTGAAGGCCCACTGGGACGTGCCGCTGCTCACGCTCTTGCGCGGGGAGGGCTTCACGGCGGGCCTGCTGGATCAGACCCGCTACACCCAGGCCGCGCTCTTCTCCGTGGAGTACGCGCTCGCCATGCTCTGGAAGAGCTGGGGCGTCGTCCCTGCCGCGGTGCTGGGCCACAGCGTGGGTGAGTACGTCGCGGCCTGCGTCGCGGGCGTCTTCGAGCCCGAGGCGGCCGTGTCGCTGCTCGCCGTGCGCGGCGCGCTCATGCAGGCGCTCCCGGCGGCGGGCGCGATGGCATCCGTCTTCGCCAGCGAGGCCCAGGTGCGCTCGGCGCTGGAGGGCAAGGCCGCCTGCGTGTCCGTGGCCGCGGTGAACGCGCCGGACAACATCGTCATCTCCGGCCAGGCGGACGCCGTGGAGCAGGTGCTCCAGGCGCTGACGGCGCAGGGCCACAAGCACAAGCGCATCAACGTCTCGCAGGCGTTCCACTCGCCGCTGCTGGACCCGATGCTGGACGCGCTGGAGCAGGCCGCGTCAGGGCTCACGTTCCAGGAGCCGTCCATCCCGCTCATCTCCAACCTGACCGGCCGGCCCGTGGACGCCAGCACGCTGGGGCCGCGCTACCTCCGCGACCACGCCCGCGAGGCCGTGCGCTTCCAGGCCAGCATGGAGTGGCTGTTCGAGAACGGCTTCGACACCTTCGTGGAGGTCGGCCCCGCGCCGCACCTCATCGGCATGGTGAAGCGCTACGCGCCCGCGGGGGACCGCGCCTTCCTGCCCTCCATGCGCAAGGGGCTGGCTCCCCAGCGCTCCATGCTGGAGAGCGCGGGCGCCCTGTACACGCGCGGCGCCGACCTGGACTGGGACCACCTGCACGCGGGCCTGGCGCCGCGCCGGGTCCCGCTGCCGACGTACACCTTCGACCGGAAGCGCTACTGGTACGCCGCCCCCGCGCCCGGTGCCGCGGCCCGGTCCCCGGCCTCCGCGCAGGAGGTCGAGGCGGGTTCCACGACGCTGCTGGGCCACCGGCTGCCGTCGCCGCTGCCCTCGGCCCAGTTCCGCGTGCGGTACGACGCGGCCCAGCACCCGTGTCTGGCGGACTGCCGGATGGGCGGGATGCGGGTGGTGAACGTGGGCGTCTTCCTGGAGGCCGCGCTCCAGTCCTGGCACGCGCTGACGCCGGGAGCAGGCGCCTGCCGCGTGGAGGGCCTGTCGGTGCGGCGCGGGCTCCTCATGGACGACGAGGAGACGCGCGTCGCGCAGCTGGTGGTGGAGCCCGTGGACGGGAAGGGCGAGCGGAGCTTCGCGCTCCACAGCCTGCCGCCGGGCGCTTCGGAGGACTCCAGCGCGTGGTCGGTGCACGTGGAGGGACGGCTCGCGGAGGCCCGCGAGGAGAAGGACCTGGAGTCCGCGGACGCCATCCTCGCGCGCTGCGGGCAGACGCTGGACGGCGCGGAGTTCTACGCGCGCATGGAGAAGCGCCAGCTGGTGCTCGGGCACTCGGCGCGCTGGATTGAGCAGGTCCGCTTCCGCGAGGGCGAGGCGCTCGCGACGATGCGGGCGCCTGACGCGAAGGAGGCGGAGGGCTACCGCGTCCACCCGGGCCTGGTGGACGCGCTCTTCCAGGCGGTCTTCGCGTGCCTGCCGGGCGACGTGCCCGAGGACGCCATCTACATGATCGTCGAGGTCGCGCGCTTCGTCGTCGGTCCCGCCACGCCGGCGACCGCGACCCGGGCGCACGTGCGGCTGCGGCCCTGGAAGGACGGGGACACGACGATCGTCGCGGACGTGGACGTGGCGGACGCGCAGGGCCGCGTCTTCCTGCGCGCCGAAGGGGCGCTGCTCAAGCGCACGACGGTCCAGGCGCTCCAGAAGGTGACGCGCGCGGAAGTCACGCCGTCGGCGAGCGCCGCCCGCCCCGCTTCGTCGGGCCTGCGGGACGTGCTCGCGCGCCTGCAGGTGGCGGAGCGCACGCCCCGGCTCGTGGAGTGGCTGCGCGCCCAGGTCGCCGTCATCCTCCGCGCCTCCGCTTCGGACGTGGACGTGGACGCGCCGCTCGCGCACGCGGGCTTCGACTCGCTGATGGCGCTGGAGCTCAAGAGCGCCGTCGCCAACGAGCTGAACGTGGCGCTGTCGCTCGGCGGACTGCTGGCCGGCGCGAGCCTCAAGGCGCTGTGCACGGAGATCCTCGGGCAGCTCTCGCTGGAGGCCCCTCCCGCGAACGGCGCCGCGGAGCCCGCGCGGACCGCGAGCGCGGAAGCAGCCCCGGTGGAGGTGTTGGTGCACGACGGGGAAGGGCGCCACCAGCCCTTCGGCATGACGGACCTCCAGCAGGCGTACCTGCTGGGCCGCACGCGCTCCTTCGAGCTGGGCGGCGTGTCCACCTACTTCTTCCTGGAGGTGGACCTGCTGGGCGTGGACCTGGAGCGGCTGGGCTCCAGCCTGGACGTCATCATCCAGCGCCACGACATGCTGCGCGCGGTGGTGACGCCGGACGGCCAGCAGCGCGTGCTGCCCACGGTGCCCTCGTTCGTCATCCGCACGGTGGACCTGCGGGGGCAGGACGCTGGCCAGGTGGAGCGCGCGCTCGCGGCCCTGCGCACGGAGATGGCCACCCAGGTCTTCCAGACGGACCGCTTCCCGCTGTTCGACGTCCGGGCCACGCGCCTGGATGGCGAGCGCACGCGGCTGCACCTGGGCTTTGACGCCCTGGTGGTGGACGCGTGGAGCACGTCGCTGCTCTTCAAGGAATGGTCCGCCGTGTACCGCGAGGGCGCCGGGGCGCTGCGGCCCATCGACATCACCTTCCGGGACTACGTGCTGGGCGTGCAGGCGCTGGAGGCAGGCCCCGCGTACGCCGCCGCGGAGAAGTACTGGCGCGAGCGCGTCCCCAAGCTGCCGCCCGCGCCGGAGCTCCCCATGGCCCGCCACCCGGGCACGCTGGAGCTGCCGCGCTTCACGCACCGCTCGTTCCGGCTGCCCAAGGCGCAGTGGGCGCGCTTCAAGGAGCTGGCGCGCGAGGCGGGCGTCACGCCCTCCATGGTGATGTGCGCGGCCTACGCGGAGGTGCTGGCCACCTGGGGCCGCAGCCGCGCCTTCACGCTCAACGTGCTGTTCTTCAACCGCGTGCCGCTGCACCCGCACGTGGACCGGGTGCTCGGCAACTTCAGCGCCACCACGCTGCTGGAGGTGCAGGTGGAGCGCGGGGAGTCGCTCTCTTCGCGGGCCCAGCGGCTTCAGCAGCAGCTGTGGAACGACCTGGACCACGCGTCGTTCAGCGGCGTGCGCGTGCTGCGGGAGCTCAACCGGCGCGACGGCGACATGCGGCGCGCCCGCATGCCCGTGGTCTACGCGAGCACCATCAACTTCCACTCGCGCGAAGGTGACGCCGCTCCAGCGGGCCTCGCGCAGCACCTGCTCACCATGGGCACGGGCGGCGAGGAGATCCACAGCAGCATCCGCACGCCCCAGGTGTTCCTGGATCACCAGGTGGTGGAGGACGGCGGCGGGCTGGTCCTCAACTGGGACGTGGTGGAGGAGCTGTTCCCGGCGGGGATGATCGACGCGATGTTCGAGGCCTACTCGGGCCTGGTGACGCGGCTGGCGGCGGAGCCCGCCGCCTGGACGGAGCGCACGCGGCTGCTGCTGCCCGCGGAGCAGCTGGACGCCCGTCGACAGGCCAACGCGACGGCCGCGCCCGTGGCGCGGGGCCTGATGCACGAGCCGTTCGTGAGGGCCGCGGCGCTCCAGCCAGACCGGCCCGCGGTCATCACCTCGCGCCGCACGCTCACCTACGGGGAGCTGGACGCTGCCTCCAACCGCGTCGCGCACTGGCTGCGCGAGCAGGGGGCGAAGCCCAACGCGCTCGTGGCCCTGGTGATGGAGAAGGGCTGGGAGCAGGTCGTCGCCGCGCTCGGCGTGCTCAAGTCCGGCGCCGCGTACGTGCCCATCGACGCGCACCTGCCTCCGGCGCGCCTGCGCTACCTCCTGGAGAACACGGGGACGAAGCAGGTGCTCACCCAGTCCTGGCTCAAGCTGGACCTGTCGGGCGTGGACCCCGGCGCGGTGCTGGCCATCGACGGGCCGGAGGCGCAGCGTCCCCCGGCGGACGCGCTGCCTGCGGCGCAGCGTCCGGAGGACCTGGCGTACGTCATCTACACGTCCGGCTCCACGGGGCACCCCAAGGGCGTGATGATTGAACACCGGGCGGCGCTCAACACGCTGCTGGACGTCAACACGCGCTACGGCGTGGACGCGGACAGCCGGGGCTTCGCGCTGTCGGCGATGAACTTCGACCTGTCGGTGTGGGACGTCTTCGGCCTGCTGGCCGCGGGCGGCGCGCTGGTCATCCCGGAGCCCGGGGAGCTGCGCGAGCCCGGCCGCTGGCTCCAGCTGGTGCGCGAGCACCGCGTGACGGTGTGGAACAGCGTCCCCGCGCTGATGGAGATGATGACCGACCACCTGGCGGGCCTGGGCGAGACGTGGCCCCAGCTGCGGACGGTGATGATGAGCGGCGACTGGATCCCGGTGTCGCTGCCGGAGCGCATCCGCGCCGTGGCCCCGAACGCCGCCGTCTACAGCATGGGCGGCGCCACCGAGGCGGCCATCTGGTCCATCGTGTACCCCATTGGCGACGTGGACCCGGCCTGGCCCAGCATCCCCTACGGCAAGGCGCTGCTGAACCAGCAGATGCTGGTGCTCGACGACGCGCTGATGCCGTGCCCCACCTGGGTGCCGGGGCAGATCTTCATCGGCGGCGTGGGCGTCGCGCGCGGCTACTGGAAGGACGAGGAGAAGACCCGCGCCAGCTTCATCCGCCACCCGCTGACGGGCGAGCGGCTGTACCGCACGGGCGACCTGGGCCGCTTCCTGCCGTCCGGCGACATCGAGTTCCTGGGCCGCGAGGACTTCCAGGTCAAGGTCCAGGGCTTCCGCATCGAGCTGGGCGAGATTGAAAACGCGCTGCTCCAGCACCCGGGCGTGCGCGCCGCCGTCGCGTCCGCGGTGGGTGAGAAGCGGGGCAACAAGCGGCTCGTGGCCTACGTGGTGCTGGACGCGGAGGCGCCCCCGGCGCTGGACGCCCTGCGCGAGGCGCTGCGCACGAAGCTGCCGGAGTACATGGTGCCGCAGACCTTCGTGACGCTGGACTCGCTGCCGCTCAGCGCGAACGGGAAGGTGGACCGCGGCGCGCTGCCGGCCCTGGAGGGCACGCAGCCGCAGAAGCAGACCGGCGTCCGGGTGCCGCCGCGCACCGAACTGGAGAAGACGCTGGCCGGCCTCTGGGAAGGGCTCCTGCCGGGCCCCGTGGGCGTCCACGACAACTTCTTCGAGGTGGGCGGCAACTCGCTGCTCGCGGTGCGGCTGATGGCGCGGCTGCGCCAGGAGCTGGGCCGGGAGCTGCCGCTGGCGACCCTCTTCGAGATGCCCACCATCGCGCTGCTCGCCGCGTCCCTGGAGGGGCCGGAGACGCCGCGGCGCGAGGGGCGGGGCGCGCTGGTGCCCATCCAGCCCTCGGGCACGCGGCCGCCGCTCTTCCTGGTGCACCCGGTGGGAGGCAGCGTCCTCTGCTACGCGGAGCTGGCGCGCAAGCTGGGGGCGGATCAGCCCGTCTTCGGGCTCCAGGTGCCGCCCGGCGCGCCGCCCCGGTCCATCGAGGCCATGGCCGCGGCGTACCTGGAGGCGCTGCGCGACGTGCAGCCGCGCGGCCCGTACCACCTGGGCGGCTGGTCCATGGGCGGCGTCGTCGCCTACGAGATGGCACGCCAGCTCCAGGCGGCGGGAGACACCGTCTCCACGCTCGCGCTCATCGACGTGCTCGTCCCGCCGGCGGGGCAGGGCGGGGACGCCATGGACGAGGCGGCGCTGATGGCGCGCTTCGCCGAGGACCTGGGCGCGCTGTCGGCCCGCCGCGTCTCGGTGGACGCCGGCGCGCTGCGGGCCCTGCCCGCGGACGCCGTGCTGGAGCGCGTGGTGGAGGACCTGCGGGCGCAGGAGGCCATCGCTCCGGAGCTCGACCGCGCGACGCTGGGGGCGCACGCGGAGGTGTTCAAGGCGAACATGCGCGCCCTCACCGCGTACCAGGCCCGCCCCTACGCCGGCCGCGTCTGGTTCTGCCGGGGCGCACAGCCCGGAGGAGCCTCGCGGCAGAACGCGGAGGCGTGGCTGGGGCTCACCTCGGGCGGCCAGCTCGTGGAGCTGGAAGGCAACCACTACACCCTGTTCAGCCACGGGCTCGACGCGCTCGTGGGCTCGCTGTCGTCCGCCCTGCGCGCCTGA
- a CDS encoding c-type cytochrome, whose translation MRWGWMLGLLLAGCGGATPAAEYGEALFQDARLSDSQFNSFSCATCHATSATPEPDRMLAGYPLENVAFRQTWWGGYETDLLGAVNFCYLSFMRGVSPLTREDPKARALYEYLVRISPDTDAPALPFTVVKDIQDVPPGDPGRGGAVYRAACQTCHGATHTGEGRLTSFASVLPEVTDDYDSLFPGTPRRLVVIEKLRHGSFFAVGGTMPLYSREALSDEDLSAVLAFLGL comes from the coding sequence ATGAGGTGGGGGTGGATGCTGGGCCTGCTGCTGGCGGGCTGTGGCGGCGCGACGCCCGCGGCGGAGTACGGTGAGGCGCTGTTCCAGGATGCCCGGTTGTCGGACAGCCAGTTCAACAGCTTCTCCTGCGCGACCTGCCACGCGACGAGCGCCACGCCCGAACCGGACCGCATGCTCGCGGGCTACCCGCTGGAGAACGTGGCGTTCCGTCAGACGTGGTGGGGCGGCTACGAGACGGACCTGCTGGGCGCGGTGAACTTCTGCTACCTGAGCTTCATGCGCGGCGTGTCCCCTCTCACGCGGGAGGACCCCAAGGCGCGGGCCCTCTACGAGTACCTGGTGCGGATCAGCCCGGACACGGACGCGCCCGCGTTGCCCTTCACGGTGGTGAAGGACATCCAGGACGTGCCGCCCGGTGACCCCGGACGGGGAGGCGCCGTGTACCGCGCCGCCTGCCAGACGTGCCACGGGGCCACGCACACCGGGGAGGGACGGCTGACGTCGTTCGCGTCGGTGTTGCCGGAGGTGACGGACGACTACGACTCGCTCTTCCCCGGCACTCCCCGGCGGCTGGTGGTCATCGAGAAGCTGCGTCATGGCAGCTTCTTCGCCGTCGGCGGCACCATGCCGCTCTACAGCCGCGAGGCCCTGTCGGACGAGGACCTGTCGGCGGTGCTCGCCTTCCTGGGGTTGTGA
- a CDS encoding ferritin-like domain-containing protein produces MNVDRLRFLFSRALRTSLATPLLLVGCGREPVVVEPPPAKPEPIDVSQHSDVECVNGAPAISDLTIEPPPDSVQLRAIYLRTPPFGLPALHVRTSEGEACATATDPQDCQARLDTLEIQQGFPQTCVFPEGCADDFLAMTRGDKVAAFANAEAVRALLGRIDTPQEAALLAFASGYSLCGWTGDRHGKVRALPDGTFSVIGTQGYACGEGTRLTQHLLGITATGELTEQQRTVLEEGSPLCSIGRRPVGLQDARAGGCEDARGRYFADSARLEAASIHAFLRLREELALHGASPELQDAALASAAEEVRHTGVTARLALRFGATPLPPAVTDLPLRPLDEVLLDNAVEGCVRETYGALVAHHQALHAKDPEIREAMVRIAEDETRHAGLSWDIDAWAMPHLSTEQRASLQEARRQAVAVLREEVAVPLDPKLVADAGLPSPEVAAALLDSLEQELWA; encoded by the coding sequence ATGAACGTGGACCGGCTGCGATTTCTCTTCTCCCGCGCGCTGCGCACCTCCCTGGCCACGCCGCTGCTGCTCGTGGGGTGTGGAAGGGAGCCCGTCGTCGTGGAGCCCCCACCGGCGAAGCCGGAGCCCATCGATGTGAGCCAGCACTCGGACGTCGAGTGCGTGAACGGCGCTCCTGCCATCAGCGACCTGACCATCGAGCCGCCGCCTGACTCGGTCCAGCTCCGCGCCATCTACCTGAGGACTCCGCCGTTCGGCCTTCCCGCGCTGCACGTCCGGACCTCGGAGGGAGAAGCCTGCGCGACGGCCACCGACCCGCAGGACTGTCAGGCACGGCTCGACACGCTGGAGATCCAGCAGGGCTTTCCGCAGACCTGCGTCTTCCCCGAGGGCTGCGCCGACGACTTCCTGGCCATGACCCGAGGGGACAAGGTGGCGGCCTTCGCGAACGCCGAGGCCGTCAGGGCGCTCCTCGGCCGCATCGACACCCCGCAGGAGGCGGCGCTCCTGGCCTTCGCCTCGGGCTATTCGCTGTGCGGGTGGACCGGAGACAGGCACGGCAAGGTACGGGCCTTGCCAGATGGCACGTTCAGCGTCATCGGCACCCAGGGATATGCCTGTGGCGAGGGCACAAGGCTGACGCAGCACCTGCTGGGCATCACGGCCACGGGTGAGCTCACCGAGCAGCAGCGCACCGTCCTCGAGGAGGGCTCCCCCCTTTGCAGCATCGGCCGGAGGCCCGTGGGGCTCCAGGATGCGCGCGCGGGCGGCTGCGAGGACGCACGGGGCCGTTACTTCGCGGACTCGGCCCGGCTGGAGGCCGCGTCCATCCATGCCTTCCTGCGCCTGCGCGAGGAGCTGGCCCTGCATGGAGCGAGCCCTGAGCTGCAGGACGCGGCGCTCGCCAGCGCGGCGGAAGAGGTGCGGCACACCGGCGTCACCGCCCGCCTCGCCCTTCGCTTCGGCGCTACGCCCTTGCCTCCCGCCGTTACGGACCTGCCGCTGCGTCCGCTGGACGAGGTGCTCCTCGACAACGCCGTCGAGGGCTGCGTGCGAGAGACGTACGGCGCGTTGGTGGCGCACCACCAGGCCCTGCACGCGAAGGACCCGGAGATCCGCGAGGCCATGGTGCGCATCGCCGAGGATGAAACGCGGCACGCGGGCCTGTCGTGGGACATCGACGCGTGGGCCATGCCCCACCTGTCCACCGAACAGCGCGCCTCCCTTCAAGAGGCCCGGCGGCAGGCCGTCGCGGTGCTGCGCGAGGAGGTGGCCGTGCCGCTCGACCCGAAGCTCGTCGCCGACGCCGGACTGCCTTCTCCCGAGGTCGCGGCGGCGCTGCTCGACTCGCTGGAGCAGGAACTCTGGGCCTGA